In a single window of the Gossypium hirsutum isolate 1008001.06 chromosome A13, Gossypium_hirsutum_v2.1, whole genome shotgun sequence genome:
- the LOC107919874 gene encoding F-box/kelch-repeat protein At1g26930: protein MLENRCCKSCLVFASSCQEERKWAYMYNGKRPREFSESDGCQETKLSKLSSDDSSSDDNNSNASSPQDSGDFLLPGSHDQSGDDSKRSDSSSDTDSSLIHHCSIGLDKPDLVNQSDSDSLSDSVEESPEEQSEDDGENDDSSFSDSPEDGHRSNAGDSSSDLDALIQPIGRDNSISCLIRCSRSDYGSIASLNRSFRSLIRSGEIYKLRRQNGVVEHWVYFSCHLLQWEAFDPIRHRWMHLPRMPPNECFIFSDKESLAVGTELLVFGKEVTSQVIYRYSILTNSWTTGTSMNAPRCLFGSASLGEIAILAGGCDSQGNILSSAEMYNSETQKWETLPSMNKPRKMCSGVFMDKKFYVIGGIGGAGKDARVLTCGEEYDLETKKWTEIPNMSPGRSGAAAEMPAAAVAPPLVAVVNNELYAADHAGMEVKKYDKEGNSWLTIGRLPERAVSMNGWGLAFRACGDRLIVIGGPRALGEGFIEINSWVPSEGPPQWNLLARKQLGNFVYNCAVMGC from the coding sequence ATGTTGGAGAACCGGTGCTGCAAGTCCTGTTTGGTGTTTGCAAGCTCTTGTCAGGAAGAAAGGAAGTGGGCTTACATGTACAATGGGAAGCGACCACGGGAATTCTCTGAATCCGATGGTTGTCAGGAAACCAAGTTGTCGAAGCTATCTTCTGATGATTCCTCGAGTGACGATAATAATTCTAATGCTTCTTCTCCACAAGACTCAGGTGACTTTCTCTTGCCAGGTTCTCATGACCAATCCGGTGACGATAGTAAGCGATCTGATTCTTCCTCGGATACAGACTCTTCTCTTATCCACCACTGCTCCATTGGTCTAGACAAACCGGATTTGGTTAACCAATCAGACAGTGACAGCCTGTCAGATTCTGTGGAGGAGTCACCAGAGGAACAGTCTGAGGACGATGGTGAAAATGATGATAGCAGCTTTTCTGATTCTCCCGAGGATGGTCATCGGAGTAATGCTGGGGATTCTTCGTCAGACTTGGATGCATTAATCCAACCAATTGGGAGAGATAATTCCATCAGTTGTCTGATTAGGTGCTCGAGGTCTGATTATGGTTCCATTGCCTCATTGAATCGGAGTTTTCGCTCCTTAATCAGGAGTGGCGAGATCTATAAGTTGAGGAGGCAGAACGGTGTTGTTGAGCATTGGGTTTATTTTTCTTGTCACCTCCTTCAATGGGAGGCATTTGATCCAATTAGGCATAGGTGGATGCATTTGCCAAGGATGCCTCCCAATGAATGTTTCATTTTTTCGGATAAGGAGTCCTTGGCTGTTGGAACTGAATTGCTTGTATTTGGGAAGGAGGTAACTTCCCAGGTTATATATAGGTATAGTATTCTGACGAACTCATGGACTACTGGGACCAGTATGAATGCTCCGAGGTGCTTGTTTGGATCAGCTAGTCTTGGAGAAATTGCAATTTTAGCTGGTGGTTGTGACTCTCAGGGTAATATCCTGAGCTCTGCAGAAATGTACAATTCTGAGACTCAGAAATGGGAGACTCTCCCAAGCATGAATAAGCCAAGGAAGATGTGTAGTGGTGTATTTATGGATAAGAAATTTTACGTGATTGGAGGAATTGGTGGAGCCGGGAAGGATGCACGGGTTCTCACTTGTGGTGAGGAGTATGATTTAGAGACAAAAAAGTGGACTGAAATTCCCAATATGTCTCCTGGAAGAAGTGGAGCGGCCGCAGAGATGCCTGCGGCAGCTGTGGCACCCCCTCTGGTTGCAGTTGTTAATAATGAACTGTATGCCGCTGATCATGCTGGCATGGAGGTAAAGAAGTATGATAAGGAGGGGAACTCATGGTTGACTATTGGAAGATTGCCAGAAAGAGCAGTTTCAATGAATGGTTGGGGGCTTGCATTCAGAGCATGTGGAGATCGCCTTATAGTGATTGGTGGACCTAGGGCTTTAGGTGAAGGTTTTATTGAGATCAATTCATGGGTTCCGAGCGAAGGGCCTCCCCAATGGAACTTGCTTGCCAGAAAGCAGTTGGGTAACTTTGTGTATAATTGTGCTGTGATGGGATGCTAG